A stretch of Henckelia pumila isolate YLH828 chromosome 4, ASM3356847v2, whole genome shotgun sequence DNA encodes these proteins:
- the LOC140862882 gene encoding uncharacterized protein, with protein sequence MPTVSFTPLSSAPAHGEKRPKFSGADFKRWQQKMLFYLNTLNPSRFLKEDPLVVVEGDSDTQRRTATAKELWDFLEKEYKTEDACIKKFVVGKFLDFKMIDSKTVMSQVQEIQIILHDLLAKGMEINEPFQVASIIEKFPLLWKDFKNYLKHKRKELKLEDLIVRLRIEEDNRNIEAKSHKK encoded by the exons ATGCCTACCGTTTCATTCACTCCGCTCTCTTCCGCCCCCGCACATGGAGAAAAGCGGCCAAAGTTTTCTGGTGCCGACTTCAAACGTTGGCAGCAGAAGATGCTCTTCTATCTGAACACACTCAATCCGTCAagatttctcaaggaggatcccCTTGTCGTTGTTGAAGGCGATTCTGACACCCAAAGGAGGACCGCA ACGGCCAAGGAACTCTGGgatttcttggagaaggaatacAAAACTGAAGATGCCTGCATAAAGAAATTTGTGGTTGGCAAATTTCTGGATTTCAAGATGATAGACTCAAAAACTGTGATGAGTCAAGTGCAAGAGATACAGATTATCTTGCATGACTTGTTGGCCAAAGGGatggaaatcaatgaaccattccaaGTCGCGTCTATCATTGAGAAGTTTCCTCTGCTGTGGAAAGATTTCAAGAACTACCTTAAACACAAACGTAAGGAGTTGAAACTTGAAGATCTGATTGTGAGACTTCGCATCGAGGAGGACAACAGAAATATCGAGGCAAAGTCACATAAAAAATGA